Proteins encoded together in one Ogataea parapolymorpha DL-1 chromosome III, whole genome shotgun sequence window:
- a CDS encoding Cell differentiation protein rcd1, whose product MFPSDDQQNTYQPKTIKALTDEKVYTWIVELVYGPNKEQALLELGKKRELYDDLALVLWNSFGVMTSLLEEIVAVYPLLSPPNLNTPASNRVCNALALLQCVASHPDTRTPFLNAQIPLFLYPFLNTNSKQRPFEYLRLTSLGVIGALVKNDTSEVIQFLLTTEIIPLCLKIMESSSELSKTVAIFIVQKILMDDAGLAYTCQTFDRFEAVSNVLRLMIDQLVANPTARLLKHVIRCYSRLADNPEARIALRERLPEALKTDVFASLLRDDPATKTCLSQLLMMIQ is encoded by the coding sequence atgtTTCCCTCGGACGATCAGCAAAATACATACCAGCCAAAGACCATAAAGGCGCTCACAGACGAGAAAGTGTACACGTGGATCGTGGAGCTTGTATACGGGCCCAACAAGGAACAGGCCCTGCTGGAATTGGGCAAGAAACGGGAATTGTACGACGACCTGGCCTTGGTGTTGTGGAACTCGTTCGGCGTCATGACCAGCCTGCTTGAAGAGATTGTCGCCGTATACCCGCTGCTCTCGCCGCCCAATCTCAACACGCCGGCCTCGAACCGCGTGTGCAACGCGCTTGCGCTGTTGCAATGCGTCGCCTCCCACCCCGACACCCGTACACCGTTCTTGAACGCTCAGATTCCACTATTTCTATACCCGTTTCTCAACACCAACTCGAAACAGCGGCCGTTCGAGTACCTACGGCTGACATCGCTCGGCGTGATCGGCGCACTCGTTAAAAATGACACCAGCGAGGTGATCCAGTTCCTGCTCACCACCGAGATCATCCCACTGTGTCTCAAAATCATGGAGTCCTCCTCGGAGCTCTCCAAGACAGTCGCCATCTTCATAGTCCAGAAGATCCTCATGGACGACGCTGGTCTCGCGTACACGTGCCAGACCTTCGACCGGTTCGAGGCCGTTTCGAACGTGCTACGGCTCATGATCGACCAGCTCGTGGCCAACCCTACTGCTCGCTTACTTAAGCACGTGATCCGGTGCTACTCTCGTCTGGCAGACAATCCAGAGGCGCGGATTGCACTCAGGGAGCGACTTCCCGAGGCTCTGAAAACCGACGTTTTTGCGTCGCTCTTGCGTGACGACCCGGCTACTAAAACGTGTCTCTCACAGCTTCTTATGATGATCCAATAA
- a CDS encoding putative N-acetyltransferase translates to MKTPKVEFLSFADSKKAARTLYESFDNDDVARYVSRHLEHDPELREKCDLLMYEAYVHSHILKGLVVGVKGEDHENHNTFETVAVFAHPESAVDDYLTLVRSGFARLAWLTGAEGRRRVFGTLFKVLHDNYADIMAVDPDGANTWTLVYLGSTPRARGKGNVRAVMDYVFTNHIDPANATTYLESSSLKNLPIYAKFDFVPVADIWLGDKTNTADRARMDVMVRGPKGQRWKYVDEIRRKYNYELPN, encoded by the coding sequence ATGAAGACTCCCAAGGTCGAATTTCTGAGCTTTGCCGACTCCAAGAAAGCGGCGCGTACGCTATACGAGTCCTTCGATAATGACGATGTGGCACGGTACGTTTCGCGCCACCTGGAACACGATCCCGAGCTCAGGGAGAAGTGCGACCTGCTCATGTACGAAGCGTATGTGCATTCGCATATTCTGAAGGGTCTGGTTGTCGGGGTGAAGGGTGAAGACCACGAGAATCACAATACATTTGAGACGGTCGCCGTTTTCGCGCACCCTGAATCCGCCGTCGACGACTATCTGACGCTTGTGCGGTCTGGATTTGCCAGACTGGCCTGGCTGACGGGCGCAGAGGGCCGTCGTCGAGTGTTTGGCACCCTGTTCAAGGTGCTACACGATAATTATGCGGACATCATGGCTGTGGACCCGGACGGAGCGAACACATGGACCCTTGTGTATCTGGGCTCTACCCCGCGCGCCCGTGGGAAGGGTAATGTTCGCGCCGTCATGGACTATGTGTTCACCAACCACATCGACCCGGCCAACGCCACAACGTATTTGGAGAGCAGTTCGCTAAAAAATCTCCCCATCTACGCCAAGTTCGACTTTGTGCCTGTGGCTGATATCTGGCTGGGGGACAAGACAAACACGGCCGACAGGGCTCGGATGGATGTCATGGTGAGGGGCCCAAAGGGGCAGCGGTGGAAGTATGTTGACGAGATCCGCAGAAAATATAACTACGAGCTGCCAAATTAA
- a CDS encoding WD repeat-containing protein slp1, producing the protein MAPSTPGHRTVFSNASPNLFSQNRNSIYEGKKIISPNFNVVLSDWSMSNHARSDMSLKFPSQDNSGSPKKLRRTNTAELLDRFIPSRQTTSGKLSLEEALPSQCRLPYEHIESQTTQIYQDTVAEACGLAVGERILQFQPLPPASKKASKLKSGQFKTKTSISTAAAQARIKKVPNCPEKVLDAPGFVDDFYLNLLSWSRDNILAIALENCVYYWNATTGDVDLAAECDSIVTSVRWSETGGYLSIGLDSGSVEIWDPEAGSRLRVMAGHQSRVAAHAWNEHVLTSGSRTGQIFHHDVRLSQHIVSQLNNHTAEVCGIEWRRDGMQFVSGGNDNVVNIWDARSSVPQFTKTSHTAAVKALAWSPTQTSLLATGGGSTCRRIHFWNTTTGARVNTIETNSQVSSLRWGYSNGIGTEIAATHGFPNNDISIYSYPSLLRTGVVAGAHDSRVLHSSLSPDGTTLATVAADENLKFWKLFDLQTEVANTGKDIAVTTIR; encoded by the coding sequence ATGGCCCCTTCTACCCCTGGTCACCGAACAGTGTTCAGCAACGCCAGCCCTAATCTGTTCTCGCAGAACCGCAACTCTATCTACGAGGGCAAGAAGATCATCTCGCCTAACTTTAATGTCGTCTTGTCGGACTGGTCCATGTCGAACCATGCTCGCTCAGACATGAGCTTGAAGTTCCCGAGCCAGGACAATTCCGGATCCCCAAAGAAGCTCCGCAGGACCAACACAGCAGAATTGCTAGATAGATTCATCCCCTCGCGCCAGACAACGTCTGGCAAACTATCTTTGGAAGAGGCGCTTCCTTCGCAATGTCGGCTGCCGTACGAGCACATCGAGTCGCAGACGACCCAGATTTACCAGGATACAGTGGCAGAGGCGTGCGGCCTGGCGGTCGGCGAGCGGATCCTGCAATTTCAGCCGCTGCCGCCAGCAAGCAAAAAGGCGTCCAAGCTTAAAAGCGGGCAGTTTAAAACCAAAACCTCGATCTCGACCGCGGCGGCGCAAGCGCGGATCAAGAAAGTGCCCAACTGCCCGGAAAAAGTGCTCGATGCCCCCGGCTTCGTCGACGATTTCTACCTCAACTTGCTGTCGTGGTCACGTGACAACATCCTGGCGATCGCGCTGGAGAACTGCGTCTACTACTGGAATGCCACGACGGGCGACGTCGATCTGGCTGCAGAGTGCGACAGCATTGTCACCTCCGTGCGCTGGTCCGAGACGGGTGGGTATCTTTCGATCGGCCTCGACTCGGGCTCTGTCGAGATTTGGGACCCGGAGGCCGGGTCGCGGCTGCGTGTCATGGCCGGCCATCAGTCGCGCGTGGCTGCGCACGCGTGGAACGAGCACGTGCTCACGTCAGGGTCCCGTACGGGTCAGATTTTCCACCACGATGTGCGTTTATCGCAGCACATAGTTTCACAGCTAAATAATCACACCGCCGAGGTGTGCGGGATCGAGTGGCGCAGAGACGGGATGCaatttgtttctggaggCAACGACAACGTGGTGAATATCTGGGACGCGCGCTCTAGCGTCCCGCAGTTCACCAAAACCAGCCACACGGCTGCCGTCAAGGCGCTGGCGTGGAGCCCAACCCAGACGAGTCTTCTGGCCACCGGCGGGGGGTCCACGTGTCGGCGGATCCATTTCTGGAACACCACGACGGGGGCTCGAGTTAACACGATCGAGACTAATTCGCAGGTTTCTTCGCTGCGATGGGGGTACTCCAACGGCATTGGCACAGAGATCGCGGCCACGCACGGATTCCCCAACAATGACATTAGTATCTACAGCTACCCTTCGCTCCTGAGAACGGGGGTTGTGGCTGGTGCGCACGATTCCAGAGTTTTGCATAGCAGCCTTTCGCCGGACGGCACTACGTTGGCGACTGTGGCAGCCGACGAGAACCTCAAGTTCTGGAAGCTTTTCGACTTGCAGACTGAGGTTGCCAACACGGGCAAGGACATTGCAGTGACCACCATCAGGTAA
- a CDS encoding Stress protein DDR48, with translation MGLFDQVKDKLGDENFRNEVKEKATSAYNNYKNKGSNDSSDSYGSGRDDSYGSSGKDNDNYKSGRDNDNSSNSYGSGSNSYGSSNNDSYGSGRNNSDSYGSGRDNSDSYGSGKDNSNSYGSGRDNSDSYGSGRDNSSSFGRDNSDSYGSNRNDSDSYSGRNNADSYGSSDRKSDSYGSGNSNSFGAGRGSDSFGSDRNDSYGSGRDNSDSYGSNSYGSNNDYSGRGSDSYGSGRDSYGSRNDY, from the coding sequence ATGGGATTATTCGATCAAGTCAAGGACAAATTGGGCGACGAGAACTTCAGAAACGAGGTCAAGGAGAAGGCCACCAGCGCCTACAACAACTACAAAAACAAGGGAAGCAACGACTCGAGCGATTCTTATGGATCGGGAAGAGACGACAGCTACGGGTCTTCTGGAAAGGACAATGATAACTACAAATCTGGAAGAGACAACGACAACTCGTCGAACTCGTACGGATCTGGCTCCAACTCGTACGGCTCGTCCAACAACGATTCGTACGGATCTGGCAGAAATAACTCTGACTCGTACGGATCTGGCAGAGATAACTCGGACTCGTACGGATCCGGCAAAGATAACTCCAATTCCTATGGATCCGGCAGAGACAACTCTGATTCCTATGGCTCTGGAAGAGAcaattccagctcctttGGCAGAGATAACTCCGATTCCTATGGCTCTAACAGAAATGACTCCGACTCCTACTCTGGAAGAAATAACGCCGACTCATATGGATCTTCTGACAGAAAGTCTGACTCTTACGGCTCCGGCAATTCAAACTCCTTTGGAGCTGGTAGAGGCTCTGACTCCTTCGGATCTGACAGAAACGACTCCTATGGTTCCGGCAGAGACAATTCCGACTCGTACGGATCCAACTCGTACGGATCTAACAACGACTATAGTGGCAGAGGCTCCGACTCGTACGGCTCTGGCAGAGACTCTTATGGTTCTAGAAACGACTACTAA
- a CDS encoding H subunit of the mitochondrial glycine decarboxylase complex: MISTLSRQLVRSTPRLFLRNQSNVLNPKSVVFTHSAGPVVLKFTDQHEWLSHHPDGTTFVGITKYASDALGDTTYIELPHDSVGETVSKGDVIGSVESVKSASEVYSPVDGEIVEVNTALEESPELVNKDPMGDGWIVKMRVSELDGDLLSEEDYIKLLQEE; the protein is encoded by the coding sequence ATGATCTCTACACTGTCTCGCCAGCTGGTCAGATCTACGCCAAGATTGTTTCTGAGAAACCAATCGAACGTGCTGAACCCTAAATCGGTCGTTTTCACCCACTCTGCGGGCCCCGTGGTGCTTAAATTCACCGATCAGCACGAGTGGTTATCGCACCATCCAGACGGCACCACGTTTGTGGGTATCACCAAGTACGCCTCCGACGCATTGGGGGATACCACATACATCGAACTCCCACACGATTCCGTGGGGGAAACCGTTTCCAAAGGCGACGTTATCGGCTCGGTGGAAAGTGTCAAGTCTGCCTCTGAAGTGTACTCTCCCGTGGATGGCGAGATTGTGGAGGTGAACACTGCGCTCGAGGAGAGCCCggagctcgtcaacaaggACCCGATGGGAGACGGGTGGATTGTTAAGATGAGGGtcagcgagctggacggCGACCTGCTTTCGGAGGAGGACTACATCAAGTTATTGCAAGAGGAGTAG
- a CDS encoding Protein vts1, which translates to MDKDLSDSPSTQQQGSLLFSPTSPTTSMAVLSPPASRYAFEPSATTAAIPPLGSVHPVDGSPLLEPIHNTSFGSSGYFIDRPSSSIGYGNENDVPAFEPQTELVLQGFTQDLKTFTNWVKHLNPEEQKTCMDVFLAEIKDEVWQYVKSKVNDTATRTQNEHGILFSPPLSSNNLYQAPMRPVSPLLALNSESATLDSILSDDQTADPLAQPKPVHQLPSQMRTGNSLSHVIGSDPVMRPRSAGPMHSDLSLTPLNGQFQRASQLGAQTKQHQSQSTAPLLRVFSPDVDPSGFQRRTKEFMEPAGSGQFGLTSADLGGSNAIKLSNSLNTITHRSKIDHSRTKQTNSSAPTWSSIVASSEDRGRGAVRRASQNQSSSLPPAPRGSSKLEAPAKSSIHSPQPKVAAKSPSHAPVPPKSPVPRDIASKSLLADIPAWLKTLRLHKYTDNLQHLKWPEMIELSDAQLAELGVSTVGARNKLLKSFAFVKENLHD; encoded by the coding sequence ATGGATAAAGATCTCAGTGACTCGCCCTCCACACAGCAACAGGGCTCGCTACTGTTCTCCCCCACCTCCCCGACGACCAGCATGGCTGTACTCTCGCCCCCTGCCTCGCGGTACGCTTTTGAACCCTCAGCAACTACGGCCGCAATCCCCCCACTTGGCAGCGTCCATCCAGTTGACGGGTCGCCATTGCTCGAGCCCATCCACAACACCAGTTTTGGCTCGTCGGGCTACTTCATCGACCGGCCCAGCTCGTCCATCGGCTACGGCAACGAAAACGACGTTCCGGCCTTTGAGCCCCAGACCGAGCTTGTTCTGCAAGGATTCACCCAGGATCTGAAAACATTCACCAATTGGGTCAAGCACTTGAACCcggaggagcagaagacGTGTATGGATGTGTTTCTGGCGGAAATCAAGGATGAGGTGTGGCAGTATGTCAAGAGCAAGGTCAACGACACCGCCACCCGGACGCAGAACGAGCACGGCATTCTTTTTTCGCCGCCGCTCTCAAGCAACAATCTGTACCAGGCGCCAATGCGCCCTGTGTCGCCGCTGCTTGCGCTGAACTCGGAGTCGGCGACGCTGGACTCGATTCTGAGCGACGACCAGACCGCAGACCCGCTGGCGCAGCCAAAACCGGTGCACCAGCTGCCCTCGCAGATGCGCACGGGCAACTCGCTCTCGCACGTGATAGGCAGTGACCCGGTGATGCGGCCGCGCAGCGCGGGCCCGATGCACTCGGATCTGTCGCTGACGCCGCTGAACGGGCAGTTCCAACGTGCGTCGCAGCTGGGTGCGCAGACCAAGCAGCACCAGTCGCAGTCGACTGCGCCCTTGCTGCGCGTCTTCTCGCCCGACGTGGACCCCTCAGGGTTCCAGAGACGCACGAAGGAGTTCATGGAGCCGGCTGGCAGCGGCCAATTCGGGCTCACCTCGGCAGATTTGGGCGGCTCGAACGCCATCAAGCTCTCCAACTCGCTGAACACCATCACGCATCGTTCCAAGATCGACCACAGCAGGACCAAACAGACGAACTCGTCTGCTCCGACATGGAGCAGCATTGTGGCCAGCTCGGAAGACAGAGGCCGCGGAGCTGTAAGACGCGCTTCGCAGAACCAGTCAAGTTCGCTGCCCCCTGCTCCTCGTGGCTCGTCGAAGCTGGAGGCACCGGCGAAAAGCTCGATCCATTCGCCACAGCCAAAAGTCGCCGCAAAGTCGCCGTCACACGCCCCGGTGCCGCCAAAATCGCCGGTGCCAAGGGACATCGCGTCCAAGTCGCTGCTGGCAGACATCCCGGCATGGCTGAAAACGCTCAGGTTGCACAAATATACAGACAACCTGCAGCACCTAAAATGGCCCGAAATGAtcgagctgagcgacgCGCAACTCGCGGAACTAGGTGTGAGCACGGTGGGCGCCCGCAACAAGTTGCTCAAGTCATTCGCGTTTGTGAAGGAGAATTTACACGACTAA
- a CDS encoding Twinfilin-1 has translation MSNQSGINCSVELVDAFKDYVAGSERAFLMSIEDERVVPKGVIAGSGDLRRDLDLLQNELAEQAVYLVVRNDDISGKFIFISFVLDNAPVRSKMLYASTKNTVIRQLGVEFFHPIVFINDKDELSGDAYETLLGTDGTKPLSSSEESLAAVKQMELLSGGGIERRKQQLVGTGSSGLKMSVEGNLLDNLRGLDIGQTVTIVIGGDEQFRVDGTATATGLGDIASTIPTHSPTYTVARFGNGYYFVYCCPSGSRVRDRMVYASSKQGLLNDLKSGGIDFIKVVEAGDPNEIVADEGPLPAPAAQAFHKPRGPRRR, from the exons ATGTCCAACCAGTCGGGAATCAACT GCTCTgtggagcttgtggacgCATTTAAGGATTATGTTGCCGGCTCGGAGCGGGCATTTTTGATGTCCATTGAAGACGAGCGGGTCGTTCCCAAGGGCGTGATCGCAGGTTCTGGCGACTTGAGAAGGGACCTTGATCTATTGCAGAATGAATTGGCCGAACAGGCGGTGTATTTAGTGGTGCGCAACGACGACATTTCGGGCAAATTCATATTCATCTCGTttgtgctggacaacgCCCCAGTGAGAAGTAAGATGCTGTATGCCTCGACGAAAAATACTGTGATTAGACAGCTGGGGGTGGAATTCTTCCACCCAATTGTGTTCATTAACGACAAAGACGAACTGAGTGGGGATGCGTATGAGACTCTGCTAGGCACAGACGGCACAAAGCCACTAAGCTCGAGCGAGGAGTCGCTGGCCGCGGTGAAGCAGATGGAGCTGCTAAGTGGGGGTGGTATCGAGAGAcggaaacagcagctggtgggCACCGGCTCAAGCGGACTGAAAATGAGCGTGGAGGGCAATCTGCTGGACAACCTTAGAGGGCTGGATATAGGCCAGACCGTGACGATCGTCATTGGCGGGGACGAGCAGTTCCGCGTCGACGGCACCGCCACTGCTACAGGGCTCGGCGACATTGCCTCCACAATCCCCACACATTCCCCCACGTATACGGTTGCCCGCTTTGGCAACGGATACTACTTTGTCTACTGCTGTCCGTCCGGATCGAGAGTGCGCGACCGCATGGTGTATGCGTCGAGCAAACAGGGCTTGTTGAACGACCTGAAAAGCGGTGGCATTGACTTTATAAAAGTGGTGGAAGCGGGCGACCCAAACGAAATCGTCGCCGACGAGGGACCCCTGCCGGCCCCTGCTGCCCAGGCTTTCCACAAGCCAAGAGgtccaagaagaagataG
- a CDS encoding Septation initiation network scaffold protein cdc11 → MQRDPEYTDYTEETAEDDSVGAENQTARSQAARPAGKKYILNSNFNEPSPEHKQTPPTDWMPEILQHEHWPDTQDASQDPYLSLGETNTLVRRQGGDEAAWRKYKDSRFRAGLQALPTPSLPQDPPTVDTFGRSTEHSIIPSSPLKLFGKQDTYTTERFRDMLNKIDGSDGARADGDGSPASARSSSHASLQLLLRNSEELFNKLKNRTQPAQNQEESDYTDTDTAESAVSAESAVFDSPTPSRPDITASLELLKQKLDLSVSGEVDRTMSVPKIKKRDERPGIKFIPGDEFKGKVFDKRLNKFVPVEEYVPDGDADGESIDAFNEISDLDDEMSFLQAKSRLVAAITEQFPSEDWLRLDKLSLAARRLDKLRDLDRFVPHLRVLDASENELTHTEGIPKSIQVLKASANAFSSMSMFNFDNLQVLELRNNRLTNLRGLKLYNLSVLDASYNAIDSLQGLQNLKMLKSLKLAGNNLSGSVDFAALDMLQDLDVDENSISDICGLDGLSALTSVSANRNKLGGFRCGNSSLRRLCLSYNNIKELDLEPLTELRVLKIDRNPLTRLSGLSDKLVQVSAKYLQSHASNDVLMAPLYRLQKLNLCGSLFPTKGSLSNITVLNLSAMNLETVPDLAKWFPMLTDLDLNFNKIHTLSGLSGLRFLRELKLLSNSIKDLASLVPHTRSFRKTLKLLDLRVNPTTHGLYPYVFYDDEPDDESAAEMTLNLKDHEDIEAFSVEYTKLYEKDAMESWTQKNAGYVQEIEESRALARRTYESTLIGWFENINYLDGLWVSYERRQRERRHLRYD, encoded by the coding sequence ATGCAAAGGGACCCGGAGTACACCGACTACACGGAAGAGACGGCAGAAGATGACTCCGTGGGGGCAGAGAACCAGACTGCCCGCAGTCAGGCTGCCCGCCCTGCAGGCAAAAAGTACATTCTCAACTCCAACTTCAACGAACCCTCGCCCGAACACAAACAAACCCCCCCCACCGACTGGATGCCCGAGATCCTGCAGCATGAGCACTGGCCGGACACACAGGACGCCTCTCAGGACCCCTATTTGTCCTTGGGTGAAACAAACACGCTTGTGCGTCGCCAGGGCGGCGATGAGGCCGCGTGGAGGAAGTACAAGGACAGCCGGTTCAGGGCCGGTTTACAGGCCTTGCCGACGCCGTCGCTGCCGCAGGACCCGCCCACGGTAGACACTTTTGGCCGCAGCACAGAGCATTCGATCATCCCGTCGTCGCCGCTCAAGTTGTTTGGCAAGCAGGACACCTACACGACGGAGCGGTTTAGAGACAtgctgaacaagatcgacggGTCGGACGGCGCGCGCGCGGACGGCGACGGGTCGCCTGCGTCGGCGCGATCATCGTCGCACGCGTCGTTGCAGCTTTTGCTGCGAAACTCCGAGGAACTGTTTAATAAGCTGAAAAACCGCACGCAGCCGGCACAGAACCAGGAGGAGAGCGACTACACGGACACAGACACGGCCGAgtctgctgtttctgccgAGTCGGCGGTATTCGACTCGCCGACGCCGTCGCGGCCCGACATCACTGCGtcgctcgagctgctcaaacagaaGCTCGACCTGAGCGTTTCGGGCGAGGTCGACAGGACGATGTCTGTTCCAAAGATAAAAAAACGCGACGAGCGGCCAGGAATCAAGTTCATCCCCGGCGATGAGTTCAAGGGGAAGGTGTTTGACAAACGACTGAACAAGTTCGTCCCTGTCGAGGAGTACGTTCCGGACGGCGACGCCGACggcgagtcgatcgacgcgttcAACGAGATCTCCGAcctcgacgacgagatgtCGTTTCTGCAGGCCAAGTCGCGGCTCGTCGCTGCAATCACCGAGCAGTTCCCGTCCGAGGACTGGCTTCGCCTCGACAAGCTGTCTCTTGCCGCTCGCAGGCTCGACAAGCTGCGCGACCTCGACCGGTTCGTGCCGCATCTGCGTGTGCTCGACGCGAgcgaaaacgagctcaCGCACACAGAGGGCATCCCAAAGTCCATCCAGGTGCTCAAGGCCAGCGCCAACGCCTTCTCCAGCATGAGCATGTTCAATTTTGACAACTTACAGGTTCTTGAGCTGCGCAACAACCGGCTCACCAACCTGCGTGGCCTGAAGCTGTACAATCTGAGTGTGCTGGACGCGTCATATAATGCAATTGACAGCTTGCAAGGCCTGCAGAATCTCAAGATGCTCAAAAGTCTGAAGTTAGCGGGCAATAATCTCTCCGGGAGCGTTGATTTTGCCGCCCTCGACATGTTGCAGGACctcgacgtggacgagaacaGTATTTCGGACATTTGCGGCCTTGACGGCCTGTCTGCGCTCACGTCAGTGTCTGCGAACCGCAACAAACTAGGTGGCTTCCGCTGCGGCAATAGTTCATTGCGTCGACTGTGTCTGAGCTACAACaacatcaaggagctggacttGGAGCCTTTGACGGAGCTGCGTGTGCTGAAAATTGACCGCAACCCGCTGACGCGTCTTTCCGGCCTCTCAGACAAGCTTGTACAGGTTTCTGCCAAATATCTACAGTCGCACGCTAGCAACGACGTTCTTATGGCGCCGCTCTACAGactgcagaaactgaacCTTTGCGGCAGTCTTTTTCCAACCAAAGGCTCTCTCTCGAACATCACGGTGCTCAATCTGTCCGCAATGAATCTCGAGACGGTGCCCGACCTGGCCAAATGGTTTCCGATGCTGACGGACCTCGAcctcaatttcaacaagatcCACACTCTCTCGGGTCTTTCCGGACTGCGGTTTCTGCGcgagctcaagctgctgagcaaCAGCATCAAAGACCTGGCGTCTCTCGTGCCGCACACGCGCTCTTTCCGCAAGAcgctcaagctgctggatttgcGTGTGAACCCCACCACCCACGGGCTGTATCCCTACGTTTTctacgacgacgagccggacgacgagtctgCTGCGGAGATGACGCTAAATCTGAAAGACCACGAAGACATCGAGGCGTTCTCCGTGGAGTACACGAAACTTTACGAGAAGGACGCGATGGAGAGCTGGACACAGAAAAACGCGGGCTATGTccaggagatcgaggagtCGCGTGCATTGGCGAGACGAACGTACGAGAGCACGCTGATTGGCTGGTTCGAGAATATCAACTATTTGGACGGGCTGTGGGTGAGCTACGAGAGACGCCAAAGAGAGCGCCGGCATTTGAGGTACGATTGA
- a CDS encoding Potassium-activated aldehyde dehydrogenase, mitochondrial: MLRTSLRSLAKPASRVSLRYYSSYPLSTTVTLPNGKSYEQPTGLFINNEFVPSKQHKTFEVINPATEEEICHVYEARKEDVDDAVDAAEKAFKGSWSTADPAIRGKALWNLAELLEAHKDTLAAIESLDNGKALQLAHGDVALVINYIRSCAGWADKLTGQYIDTGDTHHTYTKREPIGVCGQIIPWNFPLLMWSWKVGPALAAGNTVVLKTAESTPLSALYASQLVKEAGIPAGVVNIVSGFGKITGDAIASHPKIKKLAFTGSTATGRHIMKVAADSNLKKVTLELGGKSANIVFDDADVKTAISALVAGIFYNSGEVCSAGSRVFVQEGIYEEILKEFKAAAETLKVGDPFDLSTFQGAQTSQMQLNKILGYVDIAHQEGGRLITGGERLGNKGFFVKPTIFADVTPDMRAYKEEIFGPFAVITPFKTADEVIELANDSEYGLAAGVHTKSIDTATYVSNKLEAGSVWINTYNDFHQMVPFGGYKQSGIGREMGAQALDNYTQWKAVRIGLQKPT; this comes from the coding sequence ATGCTCAGAACCTCTCTTAGATCGTTGGCCAAACCAGCCTCCAGAGTTAGTCTAAGATACTACTCTTCTTACCCACTTTCCACCACCGTGACGCTGCCTAACGGAAAGTCCTATGAGCAGCCTACCGGTTTGTTTATCAACAACGAGTTTGTTCCTTCCAAGCAGCACAAAACGTTTGAGGTGATCAACCCCGCcaccgaggaggagatctgCCATGTTTACGAGGCCAGAAAGGAGGATGTCGATGATGCTGTCGACGCCGCAGAAAAGGCCTTCAAGGGCTCCTGGAGCACTGCCGACCCTGCTATTCGTGGCAAGGCCCTGTGGAACCtggccgagctgctggaggccCACAAGGATACCCTGGCCGCAATTGAGTCCCTCGACAACGGTAAGGCTCTGCAGTTGGCCCACGGTGATGTGGCGCTCGTGATCAACTACATCAGATCCTGCGCTGGCTGGGCCGACAAGCTGACCGGTCAGTACATCGACACTGGCGACACCCACCACACTTACACCAAGAGAGAGCCTATTGGAGTGTGTGGTCAGATCATCCCATGGAACTTCCCTCTTTTGATGTGGTCCTGGAAGGTTGGACCTGCTCTGGCTGCCGGTAACACTGTTGTGCTGAAGACCGCCGAGAGCACGCCATTGTCCGCCCTGTACGCCTCGCAACTTGTCAAGGAGGCCGGAATCCCAGCCGGAGTGGTCAACATTGTGTCTGGATTCGGTAAGATCACCGGAGACGCCATTGCCAGCCACCCTaagatcaagaagcttgcaTTCACCGGCTCCACCGCGACCGGAAGACATATCATGAAGGTTGCTGCCGACTCCAACCTCAAGAAGGTGACCCTGGAGCTTGGAGGAAAGTCTGCCAAcattgtgtttgacgacgCCGACGTCAAGACCGCCATCAGCGCTCTCGTTGCCGGTATTTTCTACAACTCCGGAGAGGTTTGCTCTGCCGGTTCCAGAGTGTTTGTCCAGGAGGGTATTTACGAGGAGATCCtcaaggagttcaaggCTGCTGCCGAGACGCTCAAGGTGGGTGACCCATTCGATCTGTCCACCTTCCAAGGTGCCCAAACTTCCCAGATGCAATTGAACAAGATTCTCGGCTACGTCGACATTGCTCACCAGGAGGGAGGTAGACTCATCACCGGAGGTGAGAGATTGGGCAACAAGGGATTCTTCGTCAAGCCAACGATCTTTGCCGACGTGACCCCAGACATGAGAGCAtacaaggaggagatctTTGGACCATTTGCCGTGATCACGCCATTCAAGACGGCCGACGAGGTGATCGAGCTGGCTAACGACTCCGAGTACGGACTTGCTGCTGGTGTGCACACCAAGTCGATCGACACCGCCACCTACGTCTCCAACAAGCTTGAGGCCGGTTCTGTCTGGATCAACACCTACAACGACTTCCACCAGATGGTGCCATTCGGAGGCTACAAGCAGTCCGGTATTGGCCGTGAAATGGGTGCCCAGGCTCTCGACAACTACACCCAGTGGAAGGCTGTGAGAATTGGTCTCCAGAAGCCAACCTAA